The stretch of DNA AAGCTATGTCGAAGCTTGGATCGAGGAGCTTTCTCGCAATGCTACGTGGCGGAATTCCGAAGCAGCTTCACGGCAGCTTGCGCTCTTCTGAGCGCGAGATTCCCACACTGCGACAGAACTTACGTCAAACCAATCCTATTGCTCGCTAGGCAAAACGTCGAAACGAGCGAAATCGAGATCTTCCAGGAAGCAATTCGGATCAGTGCCTGTCGCTTCGCAATAAGCCAAAATTTCATGAAAAGGGTTGCATTCTCCTCCACGGAAGCTGCCACCGGGATATCTATCCGATATTACCACGACAATCCGATCTTCAAAATCGCGTTCATGACCCCCAATGCCGTGGGCGTCGAGAATCTCAAGCATTTCTCGGAGTTCATTCTCACTAATGTTGAAGCTTCTTGCGACGTCTTGAACCAACAATTCATGTGTTTGAAGATTCCGCATTCGTTTGGATACGTTGTATGCGAAACCGCGTGCATCATGAGGAAGGTTCTTGAGGCGGTCGATGAACTCGGTGATGCCTCTTATATCATCAGGACAGTCGATCATTTCTTCGAGATTGAGAACAGTTCCTAGACCTTTCAGGGTCTTGGGATATGTTGGCTCGCTGAGTGCAGTTAAATCTGCGTAGCGATCAATCAGGGCTCTTTCAGCTCGCTTAAAGCGAGCTTCGTGAGACTCCTTCCAAGCCTCCAACATTTCAGTTGGAAATTCTTCTTCGCGATCCTCATCATCAATTGCATCGTGATGGTCCGAGCAAAGAATCAAAAGGTTTTTCTCGTGACGACAATCCTCGCTCGACCAACTTGCGTCGTATCGTGGCCCTTTTGGTTTGGGCGAACGTATGTGAGCAATCTTTCCGATCATCGTCCCACCATTATCAACCAGTGACCTCGAACAGTCCTTGAAGGCGCACTGGTTGCCGCTGTAAGCAAACAGCTTTTTTACGGTTTTTTCCTTGATTGGCAGGCGTTTATCATTTTCCATGAGCGTCTCGTTCAGCACGTGGTTTTTCAAATAGCGCAATATCGTTTGTAGGAAAGATTTGATCGGTTTTCCGTTGCCTGGCGGCCCGCGCTCTATGCGTGGACGCACCGAGCCAAGGTCTCGGCCCATGCGGGTGACGATCGCTAACGGGATTTTCTCCTAAGGGGCCTTGCCCCTCGCGCCCGCAAGGCATCCAGACGTATCCACCTCCATTTGCATTTCGGCGGAGCCTCGGCCGGAGCCTCCTTGCAGTTGCACCCCCACTTCTCGGCGAAGCGCCAGGGTTGCATGGCGCAACCCATTCCCATTCGGGAGTGATATTCAAAAAGGGAAATGAGGAGATGGAACCAGTTCAAAAACCAGCACGGGCAGGAAGCCTTTGGTATTACAGGGACGGCGGGAAACGCCTGAGTCTCAAGACAATTCGCCAGTCAGCCGACGCATCACAGATGACGGCTTTCATGGCGGAGAGGATCGCAGCAGCGGACAGACTACCAGAACCACAACGCTCGCAAGCTTTTCGCTCATTGCGAGCTGAAACGGTAGCAGAGCTGCGCAATGTCATTGGCGCATATCGTGACCTAGCGCGGCGGGGTCAGCTATCTTGCCCAGACGTGCAATGCAGCTTGTATGTCGCCACCTGTTATCTGCGATTTGAATTCGCAGCGCTGCAAGTCATCGACGAGAAGGCAACGCGACAACTCAGCCTGTTTTGAGCGCCGCGCCCTTGGGGTGCGGCGCACTCAGATTCAGATTGAATTTTGCTCCTAGATATGCAGAACATTGTAAGAACAAAATAGAACAATGTGGAACTGCCCAACGAAAGCCATCCCTCGCGAGCATTTGCTCCGAAATGCTCTTGAAGCCCTTGAAAGGGTTCAGGCAGCGATGCTGTGTGAGGACTTTCTGCCCGACCATGAGGAAGCCTTACGGGTGATCCGCAAGCACGGTTGCCTCGAAGAGCGTTACCTGAAACGCTTTGAGATCGCTTTGCGCGATCCCCGCCTGTCTCCCGACATGCGCTACGAGGCAACGGGGCAGGCTATTCGCCTGATGCGGCGACAGCTTGGCCAACTCTTTCCTTAATGACGATCAATATTATGAAAACTAATTCAACTTGAAATCTATTTAGTAAGAAAATTGATTTTTTGTTCAAAGAATACTTGCACTTGATGTCAATAAATCTTATAAACCCGTCTGTCTTTAAGGTCACATGATCTTCCGATCAGTACGTCCCGTTCGTCTAGGGGCCTAGGACACCGCCCTTTCACGGCGGCAACACGGGTTCGAATCCCGTACGGGACGCCAGATTTTATGCTGCTATATCAATAATTTAATCCACAATTCAATTCTGTAATCAGATCAGAGATTTATCGCTCTGGTTCGAATCCCGCGCATCCCATCCGATTGGCCAGCTTATTAATTTCTCATAGCCTTCCTGAAAAAGGAGGCGACTATGGAGCAATATCTACTAAAAAACTTGGCGGAACTTGCAGAACTACGAGCTAGAAACATTCGGGAAGAAGCGATGATCTGGGATATTCTCAGCCGCGACTTGAAGCGGGAGGCCAAGCGCAGAGAAGAGAGATACTTGGATCGGCCTGCAACGCCCAAGGTGGATGCACCCGATCACCAGATGATCGACGACGCCCTTTATGTCCGTGTCAAAGACGCAAAGCGCATCATGGGGCTTGGGCACACCAGCCTTTATAATGAGATCAAAGAGGGCCGCCTCCCCATCAAGAAGGCAGGTCGCAAGACGCTTATCTCGATGGCGGCGATCCACGAATGGTTCGCTCGGTTGCCATCGGAGTAGGTTCATCGAAGGCATGCGGACTTCCACCCAATCGCTTTGAGCAGCGAAGCTAGTCCGATCCTCTTGAAACTTTGGAGGACGACCATGCCGCGAGTGACCCGCCGAGATTTGTTGGATTGCAGAATCGACCTTTACGACCAGTGCCAGGGTCTTGCCGCGACGCTTGAAATCAATCTTGCCGATTTCGCGGGGCGGCTCGGTATCGCGACCGACCGCGAGTTAGCGATGATGCGCAACGGCGAGCCCTGTATCCCGATCTCTTCGATCCCACGGCTGGCCATATTGATGATGCGGCTTCAGGATCAGGTGAATGCGGCATATTTCCGACAGTTGCAGGAGGCTTGGCCTTCCGACGAGGTTCAGGGCGAACTCTTTTCCTTGGATGATGAATTCGACGGTTGTCCGTTCTGACGGTCTGCATGTGTCAGTCCGATGCTCCTATGAAGATCACATGCTCACGGAAATGTGCCCCTCGGCTTCTCTTCATGGGGACTAAGACACGGTGCCAGCGGGGATCAATGCGGCTCGCTTCCTTCGTGCAGCTCCGCCCCCGTGAACGGGCTAACGGCATTTGACCCCGCGTGGGCAACCCCCGTGTCTTTCCAGTGCTCCCATGAAGCCGACGGGCTCATCCGTTCGGCGAAGTGA from Porphyrobacter sp. YT40 encodes:
- a CDS encoding helix-turn-helix domain-containing protein, which codes for MEQYLLKNLAELAELRARNIREEAMIWDILSRDLKREAKRREERYLDRPATPKVDAPDHQMIDDALYVRVKDAKRIMGLGHTSLYNEIKEGRLPIKKAGRKTLISMAAIHEWFARLPSE